Proteins co-encoded in one Desulfofundulus luciae genomic window:
- the adhE gene encoding bifunctional acetaldehyde-CoA/alcohol dehydrogenase, giving the protein MAEQGNFPEIDALVEKANQAAREFARLDQEAVDRIVLNMALAGLDKHMELARMAVEETGRGIYEDKATKNIFATEAVYHSIKYAKTVGVIEDNEEEGYLEVAEPVGVVAAVVPVTNPTSTTMFKSLICAKTRNPVIFSFHPGAQRCSAAAARIMLEAAVAAGAPANCISWLENPNYDTTGYLMRHPGVALIVATGGAGLVRAAYSTGKPALGVGPGNVPCYIEKTANLRRAVTDLIISKTFDNGLICASEQSVIIDREVADRVIALMKENGCYFLNDEETRLLEDLAVEQGGCTLNPRVAGQSARRIAEMAGFAVPPDTRVLVVRLAGVGPEYPLSMEKLSPILSCYIVESFAEGIELCEKVVEFGGLGHTAVIHSEDQKAIEEFSRRIRTGRIIVNSPATHGAIGDIYNVNVPSFTLGCGSMGSNSTTSNVSVENLINVKRVAKRRAKLQWFRVPERVYFEPGSIQYLRKLPGVERAFIVTDPEIKRLGFVDKVLYHLNYRNNRVVTEVFYEVEPDPSVETVRRGCAVMNRFCPDTIIAVGGGSAIDAAKAMWLFYEYPEVEFEFLKLKFIDIRKRTYKYPKLGRKAQLVAIPTTSGTGSEVTAFAVISDKGEQVKYPLADYELTPDVAIIDPDFARTMPAQVAADTGMDVLTHALEAYVSVMASDYTDAMAAKAVELVFHYLPRSYRNAGDHKAREKMHNASCIAGMAFTNAFLGVNHALAHQIGAAFNIPHGRANAVLLPYVVAYNASRPAKFVSFPQYEYFHAPEKYRQLARLLGLPAGTVEEGVRSLIGAIFQLLKELDMPLTVADLGIERSEYERKIPEMADRAFADQTTTTNPRFPLVAEMADLYRLAYGPPLSREVDEGLLDLSLLQGCRDGMAVPWPFRDGDETRPENPLQ; this is encoded by the coding sequence GTGGCTGAGCAGGGAAATTTTCCTGAAATTGACGCCCTGGTGGAAAAGGCCAACCAGGCGGCCCGGGAATTTGCCCGCCTGGATCAGGAGGCGGTGGACCGCATTGTGCTCAATATGGCCCTGGCCGGGCTGGACAAACATATGGAATTGGCCCGCATGGCCGTGGAAGAAACGGGCCGCGGTATTTATGAAGACAAGGCGACCAAAAACATTTTTGCCACGGAGGCGGTTTATCACAGCATTAAATACGCCAAAACCGTGGGTGTCATCGAAGACAACGAGGAAGAGGGGTATCTGGAAGTGGCCGAGCCCGTGGGAGTGGTGGCTGCAGTGGTGCCCGTAACCAATCCCACTTCCACCACCATGTTTAAGTCCCTGATTTGCGCCAAAACCCGGAACCCGGTGATCTTCAGCTTCCATCCGGGAGCCCAGCGCTGCAGCGCCGCGGCAGCCAGGATCATGCTGGAAGCGGCGGTGGCTGCCGGGGCTCCCGCAAACTGCATTTCCTGGCTGGAAAACCCCAACTACGACACCACCGGTTATTTAATGCGGCACCCCGGCGTGGCCTTAATTGTGGCCACCGGCGGGGCCGGGCTGGTGCGGGCGGCCTACAGTACCGGGAAGCCGGCCCTGGGCGTTGGGCCGGGTAACGTACCGTGCTACATTGAAAAGACCGCTAATTTGAGGCGGGCGGTAACTGATCTGATCATTAGCAAAACCTTTGATAATGGTTTAATTTGTGCTTCCGAACAAAGTGTGATCATTGACCGGGAAGTGGCCGACCGGGTTATTGCCCTGATGAAGGAAAATGGCTGCTATTTCCTGAATGATGAGGAAACCCGCCTGCTGGAAGACTTAGCCGTGGAACAGGGGGGGTGCACATTAAATCCCCGGGTAGCCGGGCAATCGGCCCGGAGGATTGCGGAGATGGCCGGTTTTGCCGTGCCGCCGGACACAAGGGTCCTGGTAGTCCGCCTGGCCGGGGTGGGGCCGGAATACCCCCTGTCCATGGAAAAGTTAAGTCCTATCCTCTCCTGCTATATCGTGGAAAGTTTTGCCGAGGGAATAGAGTTATGTGAGAAAGTGGTGGAATTTGGCGGGCTGGGCCATACGGCAGTCATTCATTCCGAAGATCAAAAAGCCATTGAAGAGTTCTCCCGCCGCATTCGCACCGGGCGGATTATTGTCAATTCGCCGGCCACCCACGGGGCCATCGGGGATATCTACAACGTGAACGTGCCTTCCTTTACCCTGGGCTGCGGATCCATGGGCAGCAATTCCACCACCTCCAATGTCAGTGTGGAAAACCTGATCAACGTTAAGCGGGTGGCCAAGCGCCGGGCGAAATTGCAATGGTTCCGGGTCCCCGAGCGGGTCTATTTTGAACCCGGTTCCATACAATACTTGCGCAAACTGCCCGGCGTGGAGAGGGCCTTTATCGTAACAGATCCGGAGATTAAGCGCCTTGGTTTTGTGGACAAGGTACTTTATCATCTCAACTACCGTAATAACCGGGTGGTTACCGAGGTCTTCTACGAGGTGGAACCCGATCCCTCGGTGGAAACGGTACGCCGGGGCTGTGCGGTGATGAACCGGTTCTGTCCCGATACCATTATTGCTGTGGGAGGGGGTTCGGCCATTGACGCCGCCAAGGCCATGTGGCTGTTTTACGAATACCCGGAAGTGGAGTTTGAGTTTCTAAAGCTCAAATTCATAGACATACGCAAGCGTACCTACAAATATCCCAAGCTGGGGCGCAAGGCGCAGTTGGTGGCCATTCCTACCACCAGCGGCACCGGCTCCGAAGTGACGGCCTTTGCGGTAATTTCCGACAAAGGCGAACAGGTAAAATATCCCCTGGCAGACTACGAACTGACCCCGGATGTGGCCATCATCGACCCCGACTTTGCCCGCACCATGCCGGCTCAGGTGGCGGCCGACACGGGTATGGATGTGCTCACCCATGCCCTTGAAGCCTATGTTTCGGTAATGGCCTCGGATTATACTGATGCCATGGCTGCCAAAGCCGTGGAACTGGTTTTCCACTACCTGCCCCGTTCTTACCGGAATGCCGGGGACCACAAGGCCCGGGAAAAAATGCACAACGCCTCGTGCATCGCCGGCATGGCCTTTACCAATGCCTTCTTAGGCGTCAACCATGCGCTGGCTCATCAAATTGGGGCCGCTTTCAACATTCCCCACGGTCGGGCCAATGCCGTCCTGTTGCCCTATGTGGTGGCCTACAATGCGAGCCGGCCGGCCAAGTTTGTTTCCTTTCCCCAGTATGAGTACTTCCACGCCCCGGAAAAATACCGGCAGCTGGCCCGCCTGCTTGGTCTGCCGGCGGGAACGGTGGAAGAGGGGGTCAGGAGCCTGATTGGGGCCATCTTCCAGCTATTAAAGGAGCTGGATATGCCCCTCACCGTGGCTGATCTCGGAATTGAACGTTCAGAATATGAGCGCAAAATCCCCGAAATGGCCGACCGGGCCTTTGCCGATCAGACCACCACCACCAACCCCCGCTTCCCCCTGGTAGCCGAGATGGCCGACCTTTACCGCCTGGCCTACGGTCCCCCCCTGTCCCGGGAAGTGGATGAGGGGCTTTTAGATTTATCCCTCCTTCAGGGGTGCAGGGATGGTATGGCCGTCCCGTGGCCTTTCCGGGACGGGGATGAAACCAGGCCGGAAAATCCGCTGCAGTGA
- a CDS encoding pyridoxal phosphate-dependent aminotransferase, translated as MAISKKIAGFLSQASWIRKMFEEGERLRAFYGADKVYDFTLGNPDVEPPAAFKEELRKLAANPIPGMHRYMSNAGYEETRRAVAEVLAEETGLPFSARHVVMTVGAGGGLNVVLKTLLDQGNEVIVLTPYFVEYRFYVDNHGGVIKEVPTGPGFQPDLAALEKAITPRTKAVIINSPNNPTGVVYGVGCLAELGKLLDKKGEELGTTIFLISDEPYAKIVYDGIELPSVFHFTRNSLVVTSHSKDLALPGERIGYIAVHPEIDDCDLLLEGLVFCNRTLGFVNAPALMQRLVAKLQREKVDIAAYQEKRDLLYNHLVSLGFEVVKPQGAFYLFPRSPLPDDLEFARLAQKYNILVVPGSGFGLPGYFRISYCISKQIILNSLPAWTELARELGLK; from the coding sequence GTGGCTATCAGCAAAAAGATTGCCGGATTTCTTTCCCAAGCTTCTTGGATCCGCAAAATGTTTGAAGAAGGAGAGCGGTTGCGCGCCTTTTACGGTGCCGACAAGGTGTATGATTTTACCCTGGGCAATCCCGACGTGGAACCTCCGGCGGCCTTTAAAGAGGAATTACGTAAACTGGCCGCAAACCCCATCCCGGGTATGCACCGGTACATGAGTAACGCAGGCTACGAGGAAACCCGCCGGGCAGTTGCCGAAGTGCTGGCCGAGGAAACGGGGTTACCTTTCAGCGCCCGGCATGTGGTAATGACGGTGGGTGCCGGAGGGGGATTAAACGTAGTATTAAAGACCCTGCTGGATCAGGGGAACGAGGTTATTGTACTAACCCCTTATTTCGTAGAGTACCGCTTTTATGTGGATAACCACGGCGGAGTAATTAAAGAGGTACCCACGGGTCCCGGCTTTCAGCCGGATCTGGCGGCCCTGGAAAAAGCTATTACCCCCAGGACAAAGGCGGTGATCATCAACTCACCCAATAACCCAACGGGGGTGGTATACGGGGTCGGCTGCCTGGCGGAATTGGGAAAGCTTCTGGATAAAAAAGGCGAAGAACTGGGCACTACCATTTTTTTAATTTCCGATGAACCCTACGCCAAAATAGTTTACGATGGGATAGAATTACCCAGCGTCTTCCATTTCACCCGCAACAGTCTTGTGGTCACCTCCCACAGCAAGGACCTGGCCCTGCCCGGCGAGCGCATTGGTTATATTGCCGTTCACCCGGAGATAGACGATTGTGACCTGCTGCTGGAAGGGCTGGTTTTCTGCAACCGCACCCTGGGATTTGTCAATGCCCCCGCGCTGATGCAACGGCTGGTGGCCAAATTGCAGCGGGAAAAGGTGGATATTGCCGCTTACCAGGAAAAACGCGACCTTTTGTATAACCACCTGGTTTCCCTGGGCTTTGAGGTGGTAAAACCTCAAGGGGCCTTTTACCTGTTCCCCCGCTCCCCCCTGCCCGACGACCTGGAATTTGCGCGGTTGGCTCAAAAATATAATATCCTGGTGGTACCTGGAAGCGGTTTTGGTTTGCCGGGCTACTTCCGCATCTCCTATTGTATAAGCAAACAAATCATCCTCAATTCTTTGCCCGCCTGGACAGAACTGGCCCGGGAACTTGGCCTTAAGTAA
- a CDS encoding ATP-binding protein: MPKRQIVRIDEEKCTGCGLCVTPCAEGAIQIVNGKARIVREELCDGAGFCIGVCPVGALSIEEREAPAFSEEAAHEHLKSKEKTYITQTCFRCGNTEDRIPLLPCRHRGESLWVCTRCLPSLIHG, translated from the coding sequence ATGCCTAAACGTCAGATCGTGCGCATAGACGAGGAAAAATGTACCGGTTGCGGTCTGTGTGTTACCCCTTGTGCCGAAGGGGCTATCCAAATTGTGAATGGCAAGGCCAGGATAGTTCGGGAAGAATTATGCGATGGTGCTGGTTTTTGTATCGGCGTTTGTCCGGTGGGTGCCCTTTCCATTGAAGAGCGGGAAGCACCGGCCTTTTCCGAAGAGGCAGCCCACGAGCACTTGAAGAGCAAGGAAAAAACCTACATTACCCAAACCTGCTTCCGCTGTGGCAATACCGAGGACCGCATTCCCCTGCTCCCTTGCCGGCACCGGGGCGAAAGCCTCTGGGTGTGCACCCGCTGCCTGCCGTCGCTTATTCACGGCTAA
- a CDS encoding AMP-binding enzyme, which translates to MLKVVKNSPTPRGITREQSLFRSIEAALFQHPAVKDAAVDLVWDKKGRPLLVAYVVPSTPELSPAALKNFICRRPEIPWNRQPRRYLLVPAIPRTPSGKLQRQKLINYYTTVH; encoded by the coding sequence ATGCTTAAGGTGGTTAAAAACAGTCCCACTCCCCGGGGAATAACCCGGGAGCAGTCCCTTTTCCGCTCAATTGAAGCAGCGCTGTTCCAGCACCCGGCCGTAAAAGATGCAGCCGTGGATTTGGTATGGGACAAAAAAGGCCGGCCGCTGCTGGTGGCTTATGTGGTACCGTCTACCCCCGAACTGTCACCGGCCGCACTCAAGAATTTTATCTGCCGCCGCCCGGAAATCCCCTGGAACAGGCAGCCCAGGCGCTATCTTCTGGTACCTGCCATCCCCCGCACTCCCAGCGGCAAATTGCAGCGGCAGAAGTTAATTAATTACTATACAACAGTCCATTGA
- a CDS encoding glutaredoxin family protein, translating to MEVLLLGDYHVTLYVSPDCEDCQKARRFLENKGINYEEKSIQDSGARGELRYKTGRTECPTIDVDGHIVVGYLPEKWDHLLSEGPLRMT from the coding sequence GTGGAGGTGTTGCTGTTGGGGGATTATCATGTCACTCTATATGTATCACCCGATTGCGAGGATTGCCAGAAGGCACGGCGATTTTTAGAAAACAAGGGGATCAACTATGAAGAAAAAAGCATCCAGGATTCCGGCGCCAGAGGAGAGCTGCGTTACAAGACCGGGCGCACCGAGTGCCCCACCATCGATGTGGACGGCCATATCGTGGTCGGTTACCTGCCGGAAAAATGGGATCACCTGCTATCAGAAGGACCTTTGCGAATGACTTAA
- a CDS encoding RrF2 family transcriptional regulator has product MRLNQATDYAFRAVLYLAQLPPGEVVEAQVIARRECIPMRFLLKILRLLTKAGIVDSYRGVGGGYALARPPGEITLLDVLMAVEGPVQINRCLVDPDFCSKQGPPHCPVHRALESIQETIIREFKHYNFAELAAGIRGRD; this is encoded by the coding sequence ATGAGACTGAATCAGGCTACAGATTACGCTTTTCGAGCCGTGCTCTATCTGGCCCAGTTACCCCCTGGAGAGGTGGTCGAAGCGCAGGTCATCGCCAGGCGGGAATGTATACCCATGCGTTTCTTGTTAAAGATTTTACGCCTGCTCACCAAGGCTGGCATCGTAGATTCCTACCGCGGCGTAGGCGGAGGTTACGCCCTGGCCCGCCCCCCCGGGGAGATCACCCTGCTGGATGTACTGATGGCCGTGGAGGGACCGGTACAAATAAACCGCTGCCTGGTGGATCCTGACTTCTGCAGCAAACAGGGACCGCCCCACTGTCCCGTACACCGGGCCCTGGAGTCGATTCAAGAAACCATTATCCGGGAGTTTAAACACTATAATTTTGCCGAGCTGGCTGCCGGAATACGGGGACGGGATTAA
- a CDS encoding metallophosphoesterase: MKIYAISDLHLSFSRTPDPANWGDSPEYKPMAEVDESWAAHASRIYENWTRIVADDDVVLVGGDISWAMRLEEARPDLHFLGLLPGLIVAVQGNHDYWWQSISRVRALAPPNMRLIQNDHIRLGDLVICGTRGWLCPNGAFFKDEDMKIYRRELIRLRNSLESVQGPAGEIIVIMHYMPTNEKHEYSGFIEIFQEYGVKHVVYGHLHARACRYRLPDQAWGINFYLTSADYLSFTPRLIMNWPPS, encoded by the coding sequence GTGAAAATATATGCTATCAGCGACTTACATTTATCCTTTTCCAGGACACCGGATCCGGCGAACTGGGGGGACAGTCCGGAATATAAGCCCATGGCCGAGGTAGATGAGTCGTGGGCCGCTCATGCATCCCGCATCTACGAAAACTGGACGCGGATCGTTGCTGACGACGATGTGGTGCTGGTAGGCGGGGACATCTCCTGGGCTATGCGTTTGGAGGAAGCCCGGCCGGACTTACATTTCCTCGGTTTGCTGCCGGGACTCATTGTGGCCGTACAGGGCAACCATGATTACTGGTGGCAGAGTATATCCCGGGTGCGGGCGCTGGCTCCTCCCAATATGCGTCTGATCCAGAACGACCACATACGGCTGGGTGATCTGGTCATCTGCGGTACCCGGGGATGGCTGTGCCCCAACGGCGCTTTTTTCAAAGATGAAGATATGAAAATTTACAGGCGCGAGCTCATCCGGTTGCGGAACTCCCTGGAAAGCGTGCAGGGGCCAGCGGGGGAAATCATTGTCATTATGCATTATATGCCAACCAATGAAAAACACGAATACAGCGGATTTATCGAAATTTTTCAAGAGTACGGCGTAAAACATGTGGTTTACGGCCACCTGCATGCCCGGGCTTGCCGTTACCGTTTGCCCGATCAGGCCTGGGGCATCAACTTTTATCTCACCAGCGCCGACTATTTATCTTTCACGCCGCGCCTGATTATGAATTGGCCCCCTTCTTAA
- a CDS encoding ArsB/NhaD family transporter: MLAVGIFLLSYGLIIAEKIHRTVVALSGGAILILAGIVSQEEAVKAIDFNTIGLLVGMMLIVGITRRSGVFEYLAIKAARLARGEPAAIMVYLATVTAILSAFLDNVTTVLLIVPVTFAIAGQLKINPRPFLIAEVLASNIGGTATLIGDPPNIMIGSAARLGFVDFLVGLTPVVVVIHLFTVAGLWLIYRRQLVVFPELKAGIMQLDENEQIKDRVLLKKSLAVLALTILGFLGHQYLHLESATIALAGASLLLLITREDPAYVFQAVEWPVIFFFAGLFILVGGLVETGVIETLASESLQFTGGRLAVTAMLILWLSAIASAFIDNIPFVATMIPLIQDMGRLGHLPSLLPFWWALSLGACLGGNGTLIGASANVVVAGMAEKRGIFISFVDFMKVAFPLMIISIVISTLYLWLFYLQ; the protein is encoded by the coding sequence ATGCTGGCCGTCGGTATTTTCCTGCTCAGTTACGGCTTGATTATCGCGGAAAAAATTCACCGCACCGTGGTAGCCCTGTCGGGCGGGGCCATTCTGATCCTGGCCGGAATCGTTTCCCAGGAAGAGGCAGTGAAGGCCATTGATTTTAATACCATCGGCCTTCTGGTGGGCATGATGCTTATTGTGGGCATTACCCGCCGTTCCGGAGTTTTTGAATACCTGGCCATCAAAGCGGCCAGGCTGGCCCGGGGGGAACCGGCGGCCATTATGGTTTACCTGGCCACGGTCACCGCCATTCTTTCGGCCTTCCTGGACAACGTGACCACGGTACTGCTGATCGTGCCGGTAACCTTTGCCATTGCCGGGCAGCTAAAAATCAATCCCCGGCCCTTTCTTATTGCTGAAGTGCTGGCATCCAATATCGGCGGGACGGCCACTTTGATCGGTGACCCGCCCAACATTATGATCGGCAGTGCAGCGCGCCTGGGGTTCGTTGATTTTCTGGTCGGTCTTACCCCGGTGGTGGTGGTGATTCATCTCTTTACTGTGGCGGGCCTGTGGCTGATTTACCGGCGACAACTGGTGGTATTCCCGGAATTGAAAGCTGGAATCATGCAGCTTGATGAAAATGAGCAGATCAAAGACAGGGTGCTTTTGAAAAAATCCCTGGCGGTGCTGGCCCTGACCATCCTGGGCTTTCTTGGGCACCAGTATCTGCACCTGGAAAGCGCCACCATCGCCCTGGCCGGAGCCAGTTTGCTGCTGTTAATCACCAGAGAAGATCCCGCCTATGTGTTTCAGGCAGTGGAGTGGCCGGTCATCTTTTTCTTTGCCGGGCTGTTTATCCTGGTGGGGGGACTGGTAGAGACGGGGGTAATCGAAACCCTGGCCAGTGAATCCCTGCAATTCACCGGCGGCAGGTTGGCTGTCACGGCCATGCTCATCCTCTGGCTTTCGGCTATTGCTTCCGCTTTTATAGATAACATTCCCTTTGTAGCCACCATGATCCCTTTAATCCAGGACATGGGCCGCCTTGGTCACCTGCCGTCCCTGCTACCCTTCTGGTGGGCCCTTTCCCTGGGGGCCTGCCTGGGGGGAAACGGTACCCTCATCGGGGCTTCGGCCAATGTGGTGGTGGCCGGTATGGCCGAAAAGCGGGGGATTTTTATAAGTTTTGTTGACTTTATGAAGGTAGCCTTTCCTTTGATGATTATATCAATTGTCATCTCCACCCTTTACCTGTGGCTGTTTTACCTGCAATAA
- the ylbJ gene encoding sporulation integral membrane protein YlbJ — MQKQQETMRLFWTACALLFVLGMITQPQTVYEGAVYGLGTWWNIVFPSLLPFFIVSELLMNFGIVHFMGVLLEPVMRPLFNVPGAGSFVLAIGYTSGYPIGAMVTARLRAQKLCTRIEAERLMSFTNNSSPLFMLAAVAVGMFHNAFLGPLIAGAHYLANLTLGLALRFYGRRDPEVIPRPTADRNTWILRRALIEMATRQRRDKRTPGQIIGDAVKNAINNLLNIGGFIILFAVIIRLLTQAGFIDLVARALGLVLVPLGLSPAVLPALASGLFEMTTGTKLASEAAAPLLHQLIAVAMILAWSGLSIQAQAASMIAGTDIRIGPFILARVAHAILAAFYTCLMFGPAATLNQSLIQPVFAPLLATVQPVSLWRASLISLFLLLLSLGLMIMLAAVLVILTHIRVIVLRPR; from the coding sequence ATGCAAAAACAGCAGGAAACCATGCGTCTGTTCTGGACGGCCTGTGCCCTTCTGTTTGTTTTGGGCATGATTACGCAGCCCCAAACCGTCTATGAAGGAGCCGTCTACGGCCTTGGTACCTGGTGGAATATAGTATTCCCTTCCCTTTTGCCTTTTTTCATCGTCTCCGAACTGCTCATGAATTTTGGGATCGTGCATTTTATGGGTGTTCTTCTGGAACCGGTTATGCGCCCCCTTTTTAACGTCCCCGGTGCGGGATCCTTCGTCCTGGCTATTGGTTATACCAGCGGCTACCCCATTGGGGCCATGGTTACCGCCCGCCTGCGGGCCCAAAAGCTATGCACCAGAATCGAAGCGGAACGGTTAATGTCTTTTACAAACAACTCCAGCCCCCTATTCATGCTGGCGGCGGTAGCCGTAGGAATGTTTCACAACGCCTTCCTCGGTCCCCTCATTGCCGGAGCCCATTACCTGGCCAACCTTACCCTCGGCCTGGCATTGCGTTTTTACGGCCGTCGCGACCCGGAGGTAATCCCCCGGCCTACGGCCGACAGGAATACCTGGATTTTAAGACGGGCCCTGATCGAAATGGCCACCCGACAGCGCCGGGATAAGCGCACCCCGGGCCAGATTATTGGCGATGCCGTAAAAAATGCTATCAATAATCTTTTAAATATAGGCGGTTTTATCATTCTCTTCGCCGTAATTATTCGCCTGCTCACCCAAGCGGGTTTCATTGACTTAGTGGCCCGGGCATTAGGGCTGGTACTGGTGCCTCTCGGCCTCTCGCCGGCAGTACTCCCGGCCCTGGCCAGCGGACTGTTTGAAATGACCACGGGTACCAAGCTGGCTTCGGAAGCGGCTGCCCCTTTGCTTCACCAGTTGATTGCCGTAGCCATGATCCTGGCCTGGAGTGGCCTGTCCATACAGGCCCAGGCGGCCAGCATGATCGCCGGAACCGACATCCGCATAGGCCCTTTTATACTGGCACGGGTAGCCCATGCCATCCTGGCCGCCTTTTATACCTGTCTGATGTTTGGCCCGGCTGCAACTTTAAACCAGTCTTTGATCCAGCCTGTTTTTGCACCGCTTCTCGCCACGGTTCAACCCGTTTCCCTTTGGAGAGCAAGTCTTATCTCCCTGTTCCTGCTCCTTCTATCCCTGGGTCTCATGATTATGCTGGCTGCGGTGCTGGTCATACTAACCCACATACGCGTCATTGTACTCCGTCCTAGATAA
- a CDS encoding SDH family Clp fold serine proteinase: MNFSFSDLLWIFFILLAFLPASRQYRLETVRLRLIRSLEKKRGSRVITLIHRQESLSLLGFPISRYINVEDSEAVLRAIRLTPDDMPIDLVLHTPGGLVLAAEQIARALQKHKAKVTVFVPHYAMSGGTMIALAADEIMMDENAVLGPVDPQLGDMPAASILEAVQIKGRERVDDRTLMLADIASKALNQVEEFVYRLLVEKMSPEKARRISHLLTSGQWTHDYPLTCEQLRELGFPVCAELPPEIYALMDLYPQPAQRRPSVQYIPLPYTRETQSNDR; this comes from the coding sequence ATGAACTTTTCCTTTAGCGACCTGTTGTGGATTTTCTTTATTCTATTGGCCTTTCTACCCGCCTCCCGGCAATACCGCCTGGAAACCGTACGGCTGCGCCTGATCCGGAGCCTGGAAAAGAAGAGGGGTAGCCGGGTAATCACCTTGATCCATCGCCAGGAGTCACTGAGTTTATTAGGTTTTCCCATATCCCGCTACATAAATGTGGAGGACTCGGAGGCAGTTCTGCGCGCCATTCGCCTGACCCCGGACGATATGCCCATCGACTTAGTCCTGCATACGCCGGGCGGATTGGTGCTGGCGGCAGAACAAATTGCCCGGGCGCTGCAAAAGCATAAAGCCAAAGTGACAGTCTTTGTCCCCCACTATGCCATGAGTGGTGGAACCATGATTGCCCTGGCTGCCGACGAGATTATGATGGACGAAAACGCCGTTCTCGGTCCGGTGGACCCGCAACTGGGCGATATGCCGGCGGCATCCATTCTGGAAGCGGTACAGATCAAAGGCCGGGAACGGGTGGATGACCGCACCCTGATGCTGGCCGACATTGCTTCCAAGGCCCTGAATCAGGTGGAGGAATTTGTTTACCGTTTGCTGGTGGAAAAAATGTCCCCGGAAAAAGCCCGCCGGATCAGCCACCTGCTTACCAGCGGCCAATGGACACACGATTACCCCCTTACCTGTGAGCAACTGCGGGAACTGGGCTTCCCGGTGTGCGCCGAGCTGCCGCCGGAAATCTATGCCCTGATGGACCTCTACCCCCAGCCGGCCCAGCGCCGCCCGTCGGTACAGTATATCCCCCTGCCCTACACCCGGGAAACTCAGTCAAACGACCGGTAG
- a CDS encoding DUF1284 domain-containing protein, translating into MRGHHLICLHFYRGEGYSREFVENLEDVVRRATEGEEIAVVEGADDICRTCPALQGEKCAAKPGADAEIREMDAEAATHLGIEVGSKVLWQEIKAKLLATPKEWVTAFCEGCDWGEVCAGKKKALGLG; encoded by the coding sequence TTGAGGGGTCACCACTTGATTTGCCTGCACTTCTACCGGGGTGAGGGATACAGTCGGGAATTTGTCGAGAACCTGGAAGACGTAGTGCGCAGGGCTACGGAGGGAGAAGAAATAGCGGTAGTTGAAGGCGCGGACGACATCTGCCGGACTTGTCCGGCGCTCCAGGGAGAAAAGTGCGCCGCCAAGCCTGGAGCAGACGCAGAAATCAGGGAAATGGATGCGGAAGCGGCGACGCACCTCGGCATCGAAGTTGGGTCGAAGGTGCTCTGGCAGGAAATAAAAGCCAAATTGCTGGCAACGCCCAAAGAGTGGGTGACGGCTTTCTGCGAGGGGTGTGACTGGGGAGAAGTCTGCGCCGGGAAAAAGAAAGCGCTTGGGCTGGGTTAA
- a CDS encoding HAD-IA family hydrolase translates to MALFDLDGTLADSLPLIKHTYRRVFDEMGIPWGNEDVMRWIGRPIVDIARHFAGERAEEFIQRYQHHYHRDHDRYTRLFPGTLEMLQNLRTKGIQLGIVTSKGKTGAWRTVNFTGLDRYIDVMITAHDVEKHKPLPDPILKAMEILHAQPHRTVYVGDSHFDIQAGRAAGTKTLGVTWGITVREELERLKPDGLLDCWGDLEQYLKGGRIWELKQWLKVTEKALKGNYD, encoded by the coding sequence GTGGCTTTGTTTGATCTGGACGGCACCCTGGCCGACTCCCTACCCCTGATTAAGCATACATACCGGCGGGTGTTTGATGAAATGGGCATCCCTTGGGGCAATGAGGATGTTATGCGCTGGATTGGCCGTCCCATCGTGGACATTGCCCGTCATTTTGCCGGGGAAAGGGCGGAAGAGTTTATCCAGCGTTACCAACACCACTACCACCGTGATCACGACCGTTATACGCGGCTTTTCCCGGGCACGCTGGAAATGCTCCAGAACCTGCGTACCAAGGGCATCCAGTTGGGTATCGTCACGTCCAAAGGGAAAACAGGTGCGTGGCGGACTGTTAACTTTACCGGCCTGGACCGCTACATTGATGTGATGATTACCGCCCATGACGTGGAGAAGCATAAGCCCCTGCCCGATCCGATCCTCAAAGCCATGGAAATTCTTCATGCCCAACCACACCGGACCGTCTATGTGGGAGACAGTCATTTTGATATCCAGGCCGGTCGGGCTGCCGGGACTAAAACCCTGGGCGTCACCTGGGGTATAACCGTGCGGGAAGAACTAGAACGTTTGAAGCCCGATGGGCTGCTGGATTGCTGGGGTGATTTGGAGCAATATCTAAAAGGTGGCAGGATATGGGAGCTTAAACAATGGTTGAAAGTTACAGAAAAAGCTTTGAAGGGAAATTACGACTGA